GGTTTTCCATGATATAGAGATGATCCAGAAAAAGTTTCTTCATTGCCAAGTTTGACAGTTGTTGGAAAGCTTCTATCAGTGTAGCTAGCAGCAATTGTCATGATCCAGGGTGCGGTGTTGGCTACAGTTGAGCTAGATGGACCAGAATTGCCTGCAGAGCAAGAAACAAAGACTCCATTTTGGGTTGCCCCAAATGAGGCTATAGCAAGGTTATCAGAATAAAATGGCTTTTCATTATTTCCCAAAGAGAGGGACAACACATCAACACCATCCGCAACAGCTTGGTCTATAGCCGCCAACAAATCAGTGTTGGTGCAACCTAATGACCAACAGACTTTATAAACTGCAATTCTTGCTGTATACTTCATTCCAGCTGCTGCGCCATTTGCTAAGCCAAAGAAGCTTGCATGGTCTACAAGGCTTCCAGCTGCGGTTGATGCCGTGTGTGTTCCATGGCCTTGTGCATCCCGAGGAGACCTGTAATCAACCGTTTCATTGATCCTTCCTATAATGGACTCGTAGCCTTTGAAGAAGGCTCTAGCACCAATGATCTTCTTGTTGCAATTTGACGGTGAAAATTTTGTGCCATTTTCGCATGCGCCTTTCCACCTGGAAGGCACTGCAGATAAGCCTGTGTCCTTGAAACTAACATGCTCTGGCCAGATTCCTGTATCGAGAATGCCAACTATCACATCTGAAGCCAAGTTTTGAGCACTCCAAAGGCCTTCACCACTTTGGAGTCCAAGAAACTGAGGGGTATGTGTGGTGTGGAGAGTTAGCATTTCGTCAGGAATGGCAGATAGAAAACCATTGATTTTGCTCAAGGCTTGGACTTGGTCTTTAGAGAGCTTCGCAGCAAAACCAGAAAAAGCTGTTTCATAGACATAAAGTAGCTGTGGAGAAAttgtttctccttcttcttcttgagaTGAGAATTCGTTGACAGAATTAATCACTGCTTCATACCATTGTTTGGAACTTCCTGGAGAATGATATGAGGTAGGGATCTTGGTTTTGTCAATATGAATTACATATGTTTGTTTGTCAATTGAAGCAGTTGACAATGTAGCCATTAAGGCTAGTAGCAACAAGCACATCCTCCAGATCATCCTGACACTAAATTCCAAATAAAAAGTCATACATTAGAAAAAGAATGCATGTAAGAATCTGTTACTTCACAAACAATCCTATACTAATGGcatttaagaaagaaagaatagaTCCAATAGAAGTACCTCTCTGTGCCTGAACCCAACAGAACAGTGCAGAAGCAGGATGAAGAATGAGAAGGAGTTGAAGGGTATATCTTATTATATAGGAAAttgaaagaaattaaaagagttgATAACTTGAATTTAGTGTGCTCGATTGCTGAATAATAATCATCCCCACTGTTTCCCCTTTTCTTCTGTTGTAAGGTGCACGCCTTGAAATGGATAAAAGTGCGCAAGCAAAGCTATAGCCTATACATAAGCCTCCACGAGCTACAGAAAGATGGGTTGTGGGACATGCCTATTGCCTAAACAGAGCTTGGAGGACTTTGATAATTACACTTCCATCCCTTAGAGAGAAAACTGCACCAACTAGAACTGTACTGTTTTCTTTTAAAGAAAAGCTAAGTATTCCTAATAGAGACGGTTGACTTAATAGTTAATATCTTGAAAATACTTTTAGTTGGCACTTTCAATGGTGCTAAAGGAAAAATTATAGAAGACCATCATTTTTTCATGCAGGAGCATAGATATTTGtataaaaatagttatttttttttttaaacagtaATGAATAGTTAGGTATATAAAGACAGAAGCacaagtataaaaaaaaaaaaaaaaaaaaatgaagcaaAGAGGAGGAGGCTTGCAATTATGGCCCTCATGACATGCTTGTTGGTGGGGGATGCATGATAATGGTATTGACAGAAACAGAAAGAAAAGCTATAGAGCATATGTTATGGAAATATTCATGCCTTCTTTTACTTGCTTTTGCTGGAAGGGAGATGGTGCACtccaccaaaaaaaaaatgaaattcaaattgGACCAATACCATATTGATGTTTTACAAACAAATGGAACACTCGATGAACATACAATCTGGCCTCTCCAAATTCTTAGTGGGTGAGTCACTGAGTCATGAGTGTCTCATCACTGTTTatgttcttttttctttttaatttttttgagtcTATTTTAAGGTATGTTCCAGAGGAGAAATCAAATCGTTATATGCCCACATTAGATAGTGGAATTCAAGTAGTGAGCACATGCCCACATGCCAAAGAAtcgaataaaattatataataaattgagAGTATTTATTcctttttaattgatttatttaatatattttataaaaattatatgtgtagtaaataaaataaatatttaaataagagTTAATATCTTGATATTTTAAcaataaacaaaagaaaaattgtTAAGAATATTTTACAAATCCAATCACAGATTTAATCTGGTGATAAGTCTATTAAATTTAGATTCTAccacaatttttaattttcattttaaaaaatatatatatcatacaAATATCCATTTTTTTCAGGATTTTGTtccattgattaaaaaaaattgtttttttatactttaattaGTATTACATGCTTGGCTTTGAAGGTTTGATCCTTTTTTACTCTTTCCTTTGAAGCTCTTTCTATcgcaatttctttttttcttttttattttttatttcaattaattaactttttaattagtgGAAGCAGCCTGGCCCGGCTAGGCCACCAAGCTCCATCTTAAGAAAGAAATCCAGGCTCAttcagagagagagaaaaaaaaaattataattgtaaaatgatttaattaatttgtttattaaaaattcttcATATAATTCAGTGAGCAATTttaacttaataaaaaaaattattatataaaaccgttgtatgtataataattttgttGTGCATATAATATAGTAGTTCTACAGTAAAACGTCTCGTAAAGCAGACTTAACTCGATGCTCTATGTGTGTTTGTTTTAATGTCTAGCTCATTGGTTTGAACACGACAATCGGGCTCCTTACAATGTAACTATGACTTTTCCATACAAGTGAACCAGACGCTATTTGTCCACTTGCCATAGGTTTTGCCTTAACGATGACCTTGAAACTCCTCTTTTGCAAGGCTCGAGAGAATGAGAGACTTTTGGGGTATACTGTGATTTCCACCCCTTTAGGAGCCTTAATAGTGGCATTATAGATGGAAGGGGAAGGACCCACATTAGTTACCGTCCGTCGAAAAACTCCGGTGGTTGTCAGCCGATCATTTTTGACACTAAGTTGCATGGTGGGATAGTTAAGAGCATCATAGCCTAGTCCAGGAAGTAATGAGGTGCAATTTATTTTTGAGCCGATCAACACGGCTAATTTTGATCCAGAGTAGCCTTCGTGACATAGGAATTGGATGTAAGACATTTCATCCATGTCATAGATTAATCCAGGGCTTCTAGCTCTTGTTGGATTTGCTTGACCAGCACCATAGGCAAATTCTGCTTCGCTGTTAATTCTCGCACTCATGGGTTTAGCTTGACACAGATTTCATTGAAATGTGAGGCCATTATGGAGATGATCAACAGCTAGAGTAAGAGATATGAATGAACAGAAAGTTATATAGGGAATTACCTGTGGTCAGAATGGCAGATTTGATTGCGGCTGGTGTCCAACTTGGGTTGAATGACTTTACATAAGCAGCTACCCCAGCGACATGGGGACAAGCCATAGAAGTCCCAGACATAAGtgtgaattttgaatgttgagTGTCCCCTTTTAGCCCTGTGAGTGACCTCAGGGGAGTGTAAGATGCCAAAATGTCAATTCCCGGTGCTGCAACGTCAGGCTGAATCATTCTAAATGATCAGCAAATAGATTTTAGATATTCAATAACAAGCATGGTTTATTTACACAATGAATACCTTGAGGAGGTGTGCTGATTGTGGATGTGGTCCTCGAGATGAAAATGAAGCGATAAATGGAGCAGAGACTTTTACTTCCTTGGATCTGTGTATAACTGCTGATGCTGATCTGTAGCAAACAAAAGTAATCTATTTTATTCATAATTCAACATTCTATTTCACACACTTCATATTTTGAATGACAGGATGAAGATAAGTTCATCTATTACCTGGTGGAATGTATATAATCATTGATGGCATCACCAACAGTGGCATTGACCATTGTTCCTGGTGCCATGAAAATTTGGGCTGCGTCAAGATATTGCTCACTTTCAACAATAACGCCTAGCCCTCCAAGTCCTTTAACAACAGAATCAGAACCCCATTCCTGTAGCTCGCAGTAAACAAACTTTCCCTTCACCTTGTTAGGGTCCATTGATCCATCCGTACAAAACCTGCAGTATAATTTTTCATTGATTTCATTTTCTTTGCTAAAATTTACCCATTTGCATTGCATAAATCCATGATGAATGAACAAGTACCTTGAGCTATCCTTGCTCTGAGAGTTCTTAGCTACATCAGCTCCACTAACAATGGGGTatagtttctgttttggttcaaaTGTGGTTATCCCAAGCCCCTGTACTTAAGCAGACTAGTGATTATGGAATGGCAAATGTTCAAATGTGTTTTGTTGAAAAGTTATTCATCTTAGAAGTGATACTGTAGGACTTACCGAGATATTCTTCCCATTACCCAACTCAATTTTACTCCTAAACTGCCTATCAATGCCACTAGCAGCCACGGTTAATAGCCAAGGTGCATGGTTCGCCACAGTACCAAAACTTGGTCCATCATTCCCAGCGGAGACCACTGTAATAATACCTTTCCTCATGGCATGAAACGCACCTATTGCCAGTGTATCCGTTACATAATCAACAGTCATTCCACCTATTGATACTGAGATAATATCAACACCATCACCTATGGCAGCTTCAAATGCTGCAAGTATGTCCATATCTGCACAACCTGATCCGGCCCAACATACTTTGTACATGGCCACTCTGGCAGATGGCACTGCACCACGAGCATCACCTCTCGCTAGACCAAAAAGGCTCGCATCAGAAACTTGGTTGCCTGCTACAGTTGATGATGTGTGAGTCCCATGTCCATCCACGTCGATGGGTGATAAGATATCACCGGCGAATGGGTCGTCGCCATCGAGCTTGAAGTATCGAGCTCCTATAAGTTTCCTTTAAGTGGCCACATAAAGTggacaaaaagaaagaaaccaTGAGGTTAATCCAGGTTGTATATACAAATCCTAAAGTGCATGATTTTTCTTACTTCCCTAgaaattttacaataaaaagGGAAAGCTTTACCTGTTGCATCCTGAGAAATTAGCGAAGTGGCCACAAGTTCCTTTCCATTTCTTGGGTGGAGGACCAAAGCCATCGTCCTTGAAGCTCTCAGATTCTGGAGTGATCCCTGAAGTCAACATACCGATTGATTTTGTAAGACAATTCATAATTAACTACAGTGACAAAACAAAGAGACTCAAATGTCGACCTGTATCCAGTAGACCCACAATAATGTTTCCCTCcattttcaaatttcttcttGCTGTGTTAGGAAGTCCAATAAAATCCCATGATTTGGTGGTGTGGAGTTTGTGATACTGATTTGGGAACACAGAAAGGACTTGGTCCAGTTCTGAACCATCACAGCAACCCACCAATAatctcagaaaaaaaaaaaaaaaaacttctccaagcaaattgaaataattaaactaTGAATAAAACAAGGAAACGTACGTGATAGCTTGGTGGCTTCAGCTTTAGATAGCTTTGCTGCAAAAGCATTGAAGCTTTTTGTATAACTGTAGACAATGGACTCCTTGGCATCACGATGGCTGCTTCACATAAAACCAAGTAAATCAAAACTAAAATCTGGATATTACAGAGAGGGGAATGAAGATGGTGTTCGAAGAGTAAACCTACCTTTTCTTCACGGATAAGAGAATATCCATGTGTGTTTGTACTGCAGAGATATTATCAAGTGGATCTTCTCCAAGATAAACAATATAGAATTCCTGTTTATTCAACAACAAACACTGCTATTATAACATGTTTTCCCTGGAAACCATATTGGCTTTGGAAAACAACGAAAAATACAGCTAGTATAATATGAAGATCCAAATCACCTTTCGGTCTCCCGTTGCAGCTACAAGTCCTGTAAAGGTTAATATCAGGATGAGAGTGAGAGAACGGACAAATGTCTCTCTCAACATGTTTGCAGGAT
The sequence above is a segment of the Manihot esculenta cultivar AM560-2 chromosome 5, M.esculenta_v8, whole genome shotgun sequence genome. Coding sequences within it:
- the LOC110614834 gene encoding subtilisin-like protease SBT4.14, with amino-acid sequence MLRETFVRSLTLILILTFTGLVAATGDRKEFYIVYLGEDPLDNISAVQTHMDILLSVKKSHRDAKESIVYSYTKSFNAFAAKLSKAEATKLSQLDQVLSVFPNQYHKLHTTKSWDFIGLPNTARRNLKMEGNIIVGLLDTGITPESESFKDDGFGPPPKKWKGTCGHFANFSGCNRKLIGARYFKLDGDDPFAGDILSPIDVDGHGTHTSSTVAGNQVSDASLFGLARGDARGAVPSARVAMYKVCWAGSGCADMDILAAFEAAIGDGVDIISVSIGGMTVDYVTDTLAIGAFHAMRKGIITVVSAGNDGPSFGTVANHAPWLLTVAASGIDRQFRSKIELGNGKNISGLGITTFEPKQKLYPIVSGADVAKNSQSKDSSRFCTDGSMDPNKVKGKFVYCELQEWGSDSVVKGLGGLGVIVESEQYLDAAQIFMAPGTMVNATVGDAINDYIHSTRSASAVIHRSKEVKVSAPFIASFSSRGPHPQSAHLLKPDVAAPGIDILASYTPLRSLTGLKGDTQHSKFTLMSGTSMACPHVAGVAAYVKSFNPSWTPAAIKSAILTTAKPMSARINSEAEFAYGAGQANPTRARSPGLIYDMDEMSYIQFLCHEGYSGSKLAVLIGSKINCTSLLPGLGYDALNYPTMQLSVKNDRLTTTGVFRRTVTNVGPSPSIYNATIKAPKGVEITVYPKSLSFSRALQKRSFKVIVKAKPMASGQIASGSLVWKSHSYIVRSPIVVFKPMS